Proteins from a genomic interval of Cheilinus undulatus linkage group 15, ASM1832078v1, whole genome shotgun sequence:
- the ercc1 gene encoding DNA excision repair protein ERCC-1, with amino-acid sequence MKKRFNINLDDTAFTRERTPPKPQFQSLFKSGQSASSSSSSSGNPAPEPADKPLSYADYIVQSKRDVAAPSREPRAEGADAPLKLKELEPGGCAKVTESRPVKETQEAGTDQKEGNQPGSDPGLSTGPKPVGSGSSIIVSPRQRGNPILKFVRSVPWEFGEVVPDYVLGLTTCALFLSLRYHNLNPNYIHERLKQLGQTYTLRVLLVQVDVKDPHHALKELARICVMADCTLILAWSPEEAGRYLETYKSYEKKPADLLKEQVEKDYLSKVTDCLTTVKSVNKTDAITLLSTFSSVDRIISASKEDLVLCPGLGPQKARRLYDVLHKPFLKSKTKDG; translated from the exons ATGAAGAAAAGATTTAACATTAACCTAGACGACACTGCTTTCACCAGAGAAAGAACACCG CCAAAGCCGCAGTTTCAGTCTTTATTCAAAAGTGGACAAAGcgcttcatcatcatcatcatcatcaggaaACCCTGCTCCTGAACCTGCGGATAAGCCCCTGTCATACGCAGACTATATCGTCCAGAGTAAACGTGATGTCGCTGCTCCATCCAGAGAGCCCAGGGCTGAAGGTGCTGATGCTCCTCTAAAACTAAAGGAGTTGGAGCCAGGAGGCTGTGCTAAGGTGACAGAAAGCAGACCTGTTAAAGAGACACAGGAGGCTGGGACAGACCAAAAAGAAGGGAACCAGCCCGGGTCAGACCCAGGCCTCAGCACTGGTCCAAAACCAGTGGGGTCTGGTAGCAGCATCATCGTCAGTCCTCGACAG aggGGAAATCCGATTCTGAAGTTTGTGAGGAGTGTCCCATGGGAGTTTGGAGAAGTGGTACCAGACTACGTTTTAGGCTTGACAACTTGTGCTCTTTTCCTCAG TCTGAGGTATCATAACCTCAATCCAAACTACATCCATGAACGTCTCAAACAGCTTGGGCAGACTTACACACTGCGAGTCTTACTGGTCCAAGTAGATGTG AAAGATCCTCATCATGCACTGAAGGAGCTGGCTCGCATCTGCGTCATGGCTGACTGCACGCTCATCCTGGCATGGAG CCCAGAAGAGGCAGGACGCTACCTGGAAACGTACAAATCATATGAAAAGAAACCAGCAGATCTACTGAAGGAGCAGGTTGAAAAGGACTATCTGTCTAAG GTAACAGATTGCCTGACCACTGTGAAGTCTGTAAACAAGACTGATGCCATTACCTTGCTGTCCACGTTCTCA TCCGTGGACAGAATCATCAGTGCATCTAAAGAAGACCTGGTTCTCTGTCCAGGCCTTGGGCCACAAAAA GCCAGGCGGCTCTATGACGTGCTGCACAAGCCCTTCCTTAAATCCAAAACAAAAGACGGCTGA